In Mastigocladopsis repens PCC 10914, a single window of DNA contains:
- a CDS encoding tetratricopeptide repeat protein, with amino-acid sequence MSVNETAHSDNFTWNRQVYHRLKLALGLGLRRQIFLAVCDDLNLRNQVAARLHSTLAYPVGQVLYQPSNMQEASTPAYPRLVTLRLNLSDPNPIAQINQWLSSYPPPIVGASKDAPGRPLPIPAFQIVGVEQLTRQPVAIQRLFLHYLRLTEQQLSKFESSLLLWIPRPWLYAIQQSAPQFWRYRTGVFVFAGEPTPTTQNKSSPERFSGSRSLELGNVEKSILEESAIADDFDFPAQRSVNRGHKPQEFPPSKSENLTNKPLQEELADKASTSEPPLQERLSHISQELTELVLGTINTTIAEDDDQSLQVKQILEEIEELHSQQASGVQMGAAYHRLGNLYRLRIEQGQSTLENLMVAILAYQESITHDDSSPQVPDTLNDLGTLYWMLYRTPPNSEEGQAYIEQGIEFYHLALKLISPESHPETYARVQNNLGTAYGDLARFANPADNWQQAVLAYSEALQFRTAQMEPLKYAACQNNLGTAYWHLAQYNQPVEHLKKAIGSYKLALTYYSPEEEPLKYGMIQNNIGTAYWNIAQYEQPAENLPLAIDAYREALKYRTPANVPPACAATQNNLGTAYWHLANEAQTLKQDRQNLLEQCISSYEEALTLAHSLNGMPLSFDVLATHNNLGIAHFQLATDQYFDADKATRSKHLEASLDNHLQALNGLSKQPEAYQTTFAYVIKTIRAFHNELGIQGQNLALSKVPGQLLPEILPKL; translated from the coding sequence ATGAGCGTAAATGAAACTGCACACTCGGATAATTTTACTTGGAATCGGCAAGTGTATCACCGCCTGAAACTTGCTCTCGGTCTCGGTTTACGGCGACAAATTTTTTTGGCGGTGTGTGATGATTTAAACCTGAGAAATCAGGTGGCAGCGCGTTTGCATTCAACTTTGGCTTATCCTGTTGGGCAAGTGCTATATCAGCCATCAAATATGCAGGAAGCAAGCACACCAGCCTATCCGCGATTAGTAACATTACGGCTGAATTTAAGCGACCCTAATCCCATAGCTCAAATAAATCAATGGTTGTCTAGTTATCCACCGCCGATTGTTGGGGCATCAAAAGACGCTCCAGGGCGACCATTACCAATACCAGCGTTTCAGATTGTGGGTGTCGAACAGCTGACGAGGCAACCAGTTGCAATACAGCGGTTATTTTTGCACTATCTGCGTTTAACAGAGCAGCAACTGTCTAAGTTTGAATCCAGCTTACTGTTGTGGATACCGCGTCCTTGGTTGTATGCTATTCAGCAATCAGCACCACAGTTTTGGCGTTACCGTACAGGTGTTTTTGTTTTTGCCGGAGAACCCACACCGACAACTCAAAATAAAAGCTCACCAGAACGTTTTTCCGGTTCTAGAAGTTTAGAGTTAGGCAATGTAGAAAAATCCATTTTAGAAGAATCAGCCATTGCGGATGATTTCGATTTTCCGGCACAGAGATCAGTCAATCGGGGACACAAACCGCAGGAGTTTCCTCCATCAAAATCAGAAAACTTAACAAACAAACCTCTTCAAGAGGAACTCGCGGATAAAGCAAGCACAAGCGAACCCCCATTGCAAGAGCGCTTATCTCACATTAGCCAAGAGTTAACAGAGCTAGTACTGGGAACTATTAACACAACAATTGCTGAAGATGATGACCAGAGCTTGCAAGTGAAGCAAATTCTAGAGGAGATAGAGGAATTACATTCACAACAAGCTTCAGGTGTCCAGATGGGAGCAGCTTATCACCGCTTAGGAAACTTATATCGCCTTCGTATTGAGCAAGGACAGTCAACCCTAGAAAACCTCATGGTGGCAATTCTTGCCTATCAAGAATCAATCACCCATGATGACAGTTCCCCCCAAGTGCCTGATACCTTGAATGACTTGGGTACACTCTACTGGATGCTTTATCGCACACCACCCAATTCTGAAGAGGGACAAGCTTACATAGAGCAAGGGATTGAATTTTATCATTTGGCTTTGAAGCTCATTTCACCAGAAAGTCACCCTGAAACCTACGCTCGTGTGCAAAATAATCTGGGGACAGCTTACGGTGATTTAGCTCGTTTTGCTAACCCTGCGGACAACTGGCAACAAGCAGTTTTAGCTTACAGTGAAGCTCTCCAGTTCCGTACAGCGCAGATGGAACCATTAAAGTATGCTGCTTGCCAGAATAATTTAGGTACAGCTTACTGGCATTTAGCACAATACAATCAACCTGTTGAGCATCTCAAGAAAGCCATTGGATCTTACAAACTGGCGCTGACTTACTACAGCCCTGAAGAAGAACCGCTTAAGTATGGCATGATTCAAAACAATATCGGCACGGCATACTGGAATATTGCACAATACGAACAGCCAGCGGAAAATCTGCCATTAGCTATTGATGCTTACCGCGAAGCGCTGAAATATCGGACTCCTGCGAATGTTCCTCCCGCCTGCGCCGCTACCCAAAATAATCTTGGAACTGCCTACTGGCATCTTGCCAATGAAGCACAAACTTTAAAGCAGGATCGGCAAAATTTGTTAGAACAATGCATTAGTTCATATGAAGAAGCTCTGACCCTTGCTCACTCACTCAATGGTATGCCTTTGAGTTTTGATGTGTTGGCTACTCACAATAATTTAGGAATAGCGCATTTTCAGTTAGCAACAGACCAGTATTTCGATGCCGATAAAGCGACTCGTTCTAAACACCTAGAAGCATCATTAGACAATCATTTGCAAGCCTTAAATGGACTGAGCAAGCAACCAGAGGCTTATCAAACAACTTTTGCTTATGTGATAAAAACGATTCGCGCTTTCCACAATGAATTAGGCATCCAAGGACAAAACTTGGCTTTGTCTAAAGTTCCAGGTCAGTTATTGCCAGAGATTCTGCCCAAATTGTAA
- the psb34 gene encoding photosystem II assembly protein Psb34 — protein MPYTTEEGGRLNNFAKEPKIYKAEPPTEGQKRNYIILGITATILVGGLIFVAFSVSNVS, from the coding sequence ATGCCCTACACCACAGAAGAAGGCGGTCGTCTCAATAACTTTGCTAAAGAACCCAAAATTTACAAGGCAGAGCCTCCAACAGAGGGACAAAAGCGAAATTACATTATCCTAGGAATTACTGCTACAATTTTGGTCGGTGGTTTAATTTTTGTTGCTTTTTCTGTCTCAAATGTCAGTTGA